From Plasmodium brasilianum strain Bolivian I chromosome 5, whole genome shotgun sequence, the proteins below share one genomic window:
- a CDS encoding apical merozoite protein, translated as MLNDKDKMTVDAILSKEVKENKGFNIQQVEKGNAISHKKLEMNINHHNVNDNDLKDHMDKLRKLHKDLKNSSSSSSNSNNSSTNSSNSSSKAYSKGDILKVEDQNSSNKTDKNNHSTNGKGEKDNNDDSLRKYILQEINNNRKLDTEKKSYEEINLLEENSKKLQNDIHTWLKSVNDIEEKSKKLKDIKSQLLNNIASLNQTLTEEIENINDIKKLQKEQNDIFSENWLYFFPSTSDYLIEEKNKSNYNILNYLESFSKKNKQQSYESNIRKQQKPHHYDNTNSSDIFHFLSYFVLLMFFFFFS; from the coding sequence atgttaAATGACAAAGACAAAATGACAGTGGATGCTATTCTTTCAAAAGAGGTGAAAGAGAACAAAGGATTCAACATACAACAAGTAGAAAAAGGAAACGCCATTTCGCACAAAAAACTTGAAATGAACATTAACCATCACAATGTGAATGACAATGATTTGAAGGATCATATGGACAAGCTAAGGAAATTACAcaaagatttaaaaaatagtagtagtagtagtagtaatagtaataatagtagtactaatagtagtaatagtagtagtaaagCATATTCAAAAGGGGATATACTAAAAGTTGAAGATCagaatagtagtaataagaCAGATAAGAATAATCATAGTACAAATGGAAAAGGGGAGAAGGATAATAACGATGATAGCTtaagaaaatacattttacaagaaataaataacaacAGAAAATTAGATACAGAGAAAAAAAGctatgaagaaataaatttgttagaagaaaattcaaaaaaactACAAAATGATATTCATACTTGGTTAAAGTCAGTAAATGACATAGAAGAAAAGTCCAAAAAACTAAAAGATATTAAAAGTCaactattaaataatattgcaTCTTTAAATCAAACTTTAAcagaagaaatagaaaatataaatgatattaaaaagttacaaaaagaacaaaatgaCATTTTTTCTGAAAATTGGTTATACTTTTTCCCCTCAACATCTGACTATttaatagaagaaaaaaataaatcgaattataatattttaaattatttagaatcctttagtaaaaaaaataaacaacaGAGTTACGAAAGTAATATAAGGAAACAACAAAAACCTCATCATTATGATAATACTAATTCTAGTGATATTTTCCACTTTTTAAGCTATTTCGTCCtcttaatgtttttttttttttttagttaa
- a CDS encoding ran-specific GTPase-activating protein 1 produces the protein MDDEKNDYNPEEEVTTGNWNTPKIELKEVEIKTGEEDESLYWSGRSKLYRWVDGEWKERGLGESKLLLHKKKGIIRFLLRQEKTLKVVANHYIYPNESYCKLVPNAGSEKIYAWTVKDFAEEPKIEQFALKFNTAEAAKLFKQKFDEAGKVNLKLLDDKGELKEKHEKTEEKNIKEEKEENGEAEETGKMVKEDTKEESKEKKKDDEKENKKEDDDKTTDEKKNGMKEDKDKKNEENDEKEEANKKKDNDDKNKNKTNENKEGVKLQEKDKENSKNDDKKKNEEDNIKRES, from the coding sequence ATTGAATTAAAAGAAGTAGAAATAAAAACTGGTGAAGAAGATGAAAGTTTATATTGGTCAGGACGATCAAAATTGTATAGATGGGTAGATGGTGAATGGAAGGAAAGAGGATTGGGTGAAtcgaaattattattacataagaaaaaaggaataataagATTTCTTTTAAGGCAAGAAAAAACCTTAAAGGTAGTAGCTaaccattatatatatccaaaCGAATCTTATTGTAAACTTGTACCAAATGCAGGAagtgaaaaaatttatgcatGGACAGTAAAGGATTTTGCAGAAGAACCAAAAATAGAGCAATTtgcattaaaatttaatactGCGGAAGCTGCcaaattatttaaacaaaagTTTGATGAAGCGGGTAAAGTTAACCTTAAACTTCTTGATGACAAAGGAGagttaaaagaaaaacatgaaaagacggaggaaaaaaacataaaagaggaaaaagaagaaaatggcGAAGCTGAAGAAACAGGAAAAATGGTCAAGGAGGATACTAAAGAAGAgagcaaagaaaaaaaaaaggacgatgaaaaagaaaataaaaaagaagatgatGATAAAACAAcagatgaaaagaaaaacggAATGAAAGAGgataaggataaaaaaaatgaagaaaacgatgaaaaagaagaagcaaataaaaaaaaagacaatgatgataaaaataagaataaaacgAATGAAAATAAGGAAGGGGTCAAACTGCAAGAAAAAGATAAggaaaattcaaaaaatgacgataagaaaaaaaatgaggaagATAATATTAAAAGGGAAAGTTGa
- a CDS encoding 60S ribosomal protein L7ae/L30e — MKEINEESESNKETNEKEGQNNNSNNSKKGKNNYDKMIEEIKTENSKCYISVISEPLLKKKYYKYFLKILDYTYCAKVNISHIIKTNENLDEQRKKILKTKFLVIGLSQVIKAIRKGMQGIVIIAVDIYPIDIICHIPVFCEEHNIPYTFVTTKNKLAHLCKLKRSITCLFIINPNKDHISIFEDTINQYNKKQKINNYSKLYEKLLAAVKKNHPFFQS, encoded by the coding sequence atgaaagagaTAAATGAAGAGTCTGAAAGTAACAAAGAAACGAATGAGAAGGAAGGGCAAAACaacaacagtaataatagtaagaaaggaaaaaacaattaCGATAAAATGATTGAAGAGATAAAAACAGAGAATAGTAAGTGTTACATATCAGTAATTAGTGAaccattattaaaaaaaaagtattataaatactttttaaaaattctggATTACACATACTGTGCTAAGGTAAACATatcacatataataaaaacaaatgaaaatttagatgaacaaagaaaaaaaatattaaaaacaaaatttttagtaataGGATTAAGTCAAGTTATTAAAGCTATAAGAAAAGGAATGCAAGGTATTGTTATTATAGCTGTCGATATATACCCCATTGATATTATTTGTCATATACCCGTATTTTGTGAAGAACATAATATTCCATATACTTTTGttacaacaaaaaataagttagcacatttatgtaaattaaaaCGATCAATtacttgtttatttataataaaccCAAATAAAGATCATATTTCCATATTTGAAGACACAATAAATCAGTACaataagaaacaaaaaattaataattattccaAGCTCTACGAAAAACTATTAGCAGCTGTCAAAAAAAATCACCCCTTTTTTCAGTCATAG